A window from Danio aesculapii chromosome 6, fDanAes4.1, whole genome shotgun sequence encodes these proteins:
- the odad3 gene encoding LOW QUALITY PROTEIN: coiled-coil domain-containing protein 151 (The sequence of the model RefSeq protein was modified relative to this genomic sequence to represent the inferred CDS: deleted 3 bases in 3 codons): MMPGTSVSEGLKVPIHDKISELQRKIQLLEGDRSAYFESSQSAIKKNRENILQLRQENKNLHKKLAESDEQVVKDVFQGHGVEKASFRNMPVKAARTVLEKQVRDKMKKLNAMKHITQKQRQRLEDLKLQYQSMKPHNRSPLPDTQKQEDEEKKLRILENRLEKTQLKCHEAEHLMRGYLKLKETSAGIRGDSYTHSKSTELAEQMLRECELHLQQEQQRRDAAKDHLDRLAHILNTVRAGVQQLSDKLQHIPPMKGPEPQLSPDSDEQILELMTEAEQKLVLLKEELQGNDLATIMKEMEEEEFHATIARKIPQYNTRIQLHEAHKQDPFDDEEDSGDDEGDIITRFSLKHQSQAIIDANTKRKTRIKKRKGKL, from the exons atgatGCCCGGCACGTCGGTCTCTGAGGGCCTTAAGGTCCCTATTCATGACAAAATTTCGGAGCTCCAAAGAAAAATCCAGCTTCTTG AGGGAGACAGAAGTGCGTATTTCGAAAGCTCACAGTCTGCCATTAAAAAGAACAGGGAGAACATACTGCAGCTGAGACAAGAAAACAAAAACCTGCACAAGAAACTGGCCGAG AGCGATGAACAAGTTGTCAAGGATGTTTTTCAAGGCCATGGTGTGGAGAAAGCATCATTCAGGAACATGCCTGTGAAG GCAGCTCGGACAGTGCTGGAGAAGCAGGTGCGTGATAAAATGAAGAAGTTGAACGCTATG AAACACATCACTCAGAAACAGAGGCAA CGTTTAGAGGACCTGAAGCTGCAGTACCAGAGCATGAAGCCACACAACAGAAGCCCTCTGCCTGACACCCAG AAACAAGAGGACGAGGAAAAG AAATTGCGTATTCTGGAGAACCGTTTGGAGAAAACGCAACTGAAATGCCATGAAGCGGAGCACCTAATGCGAGGATACCTGAAACTGAAGGAAACATCTGCAGGTATCAGAGGAGATTCATATACACACAGTAAATCCACTGAGCT cGCGGAGCAGATGCTGCGGGAGTGTGAGCTTCATCTACAGCAGGAGCAGCAGCGTCGTGACGCAGCTAAAGATCATCTGGACAGACTCGCACACATACTAAACACTGTCAGAGCGGGAGTGCAGCAGCTCAGCGACAAACTACAGCACATCCCACCG ATGAAGGGTCCGGAACCACAGCTGTCTCCAGACTCAGACGAGCAAATACTGGAGCTGATGACTGAGGCTGAGCAGAAACTCGTGCTGCTCAAGGAGGAACTGCAGGGCAATGATCTGGCAACCATCATGAAGGAGATGGAAGAAGAAGAG TTCCATGCCACTATAGCGAGAAAAATACCCCAGTACAACACTCGCATTCAGCTGCATGAGGCCCACAAACAGGATCCTTTTGATG ATGAGGAGGACAGCGGCGATGATGAAGGCGACATCATCACCCGCTTCAGCCTGAAGCATCAGTCGCAGGCAATCATTGACGCAAATACCAAGAGGAAGACTCGCATTAAAAAAAGGAAGGGTAAACTCTGA